Proteins from a genomic interval of Odontesthes bonariensis isolate fOdoBon6 chromosome 7, fOdoBon6.hap1, whole genome shotgun sequence:
- the LOC142383785 gene encoding uncharacterized protein LOC142383785 produces the protein MKKDLDSLIAEERAEIISKYDKGRQEGVNIDTWEDADYSIYKVTDRFGFLHEEELPTPTALEEKQKQHEIERVEKWLKMVKKWDKYRNSEKLLKRVYKGIPLQLRGQAWALLLDIEKVKLDNMGKYEKMKLQARNFSTEIKQIDLDVNRTFRNHIMFMDRFGVKQQALFHVLAAYSVYNTEVSYCQGMSQIAAILLMYLNEEDAFWALSQLLTNSKHSMHGFFIPGFPKLQRFQAQHELILSKMLPKLKIHLDKEQMTTGIYTTKWFLQCFIDRTPFTLTLRLWDIYMLEGEKIISAMAYTTLKLHKKRLQKFQLEDLREFLQEQLAVSFLLPDDVVIEQLQAAMSELRSKKLDQPPPAKSDELPKKPLGQERPVLLLPLQPNSPLDVKINLQANSVSDTETQQTDDIARQQTSSHAEPQESRGLSGTNAPFLPSPDPVVIHSQGTPPSLRPWRPPPIPPKTSKPSAEADISGVKETLSGVCQDDRKQENQTKEPEALEESVEWPPPYEPPPLNDLTIQTEEEIRDLPDLPPPPFFYSEQSHQRSLSNDSPSLGVGTGPPTPRRSPSPWSASPSVTQMKLSPKPPTALDLAQKKTTPSKPSPHQAFTTSSASSPRLPPKPTKFPVSLYVPVSTGDRRPSNTSQYDNLSEADDDDRFLERLLASTPEEILSLHSKPPYTIDRDYDPTLYPLPPPPVFISPSPSPLPPAMCALPSLPQEPEYEGEDSWVEDSIIPPPPPSFADKLVPFQCTSPTSSDTHRATSPINSKPFSRGPRDRSAFPAPLLYTGSPPGHSRSPGQPPVGVPQVQSSPDFCRMSPIGQQLPKSVTF, from the exons ATGAAGAAGGATCTAGATTCACTGATAGCAGAGGAACGGGCAGAAATCATCTCTAAATATGACAAG GGCAGGCAAGAAGGTGTCAACATTGACACGTGGGAGGATGCTGACTACAGCATCTATAAAGTCACTGACCGCTTCGGCTTCCTGCA TGAGGAAGAGCTTCCAACACCCACTGCACTTGAAGAGAAg CAAAAGCAACATGAGATCGAGCGAGTGGAGAAATGGCTGAAGATGGTGAAGAAATGGGACAAGTACAGGAACAGCGAAAAG CTGTTGAAGCGTGTTTATAAAGGTATTCCTCTTCAGCTGAGAGGCCAGGCTTGGGCCCTACTTTTGGACATCGAGAAAGTTAAACTCGATAATATGGGGAAATATGAG AAAATGAAGCTGCAGGCTCGTAACTTCTCCACAGAGATCAAGCAGATAGACTTGGACGTCAACAGAACCTTCAGGAACCACATCATGTTCATGGACCGCTTTGGAGTCAA GCAGCAGGCACTGTTTCATGTACTCGCGGCGTACTCTGTCTACAACACG GAGGTCAGCTACTGCCAGGGGATGAGTCAGATCGCTGCCATCTTGCTCATGTACCTGAATGAGGAAGATGCCTTCTGGGCTTTATCCCAGCTCCTCACCAACAGCAAGCATTCCATGCACG GGTTCTTCATCCCAGGATTTCCCAAGCTGCAGCGTTTCCAGGCTCAACATGAGCTCATCCTCTCTAAAATGCTACCCAAGCTGAAGATACACCTG GATAAAGAGCAGATGACAACAGGGATTTACACCACCAAATGGTTTCTACAGTGCTTCATTGACAGA ACCCCTTTCACCCTCACCCTACGGTTATGGGACATCTACATGTTGGAAGGAGAGAAGATAATAAGTGCTATGGCTTACACAACCCTCAAGTTACACAAAA AGCGCCTGCAGAAGTTTCAGTTGGAGGACCTGAGGGAGTTTCTTCAGGAGCAGCTGGCTGTTTCTTTCCTCCTCCCTGATGATGTGGTGATTGAACAGTTGCAAGCTGCGATGTCAGAACTGCGCAGTAAAAAGCTGGATCAACCTCCGCCAG CTAAGTCAGATGAACTGCCAAAGAAGCCTCTGGGTCAAGAGAGACCGGTTCTCCTACTGCCATTGCAGCCTAACTCTCCACTGGACGTCAAAATAAATCTGCAGGCCAACAGTGTGAGCGACACAGAGACCCAGCAAACAGATGACATTGCCCGGCAGCAGACTTCCTCTCATGCCGAACCCCAGGAATCAAGAGGCTTATCTGGGACAAACGCACCCTTTCTGCCTTCACCAGACCCAGTTGTCATCCACTCACAAGGAACACCTCCTTCCCTGAGGCCTTGGAGACCACCTCCGATACctccaaaaacaagcaaaccATCTGCTGAGGCAGACATCAGCGGTGTGAAGGAGACGCTCTCAGGGGTTTGTCAAgatgacagaaaacaggaaaaccaGACAAAAGAGCCAGAGGCCCTTGAGGAGTCTGTGGAATGGCCTCCACCATATGAGCCCCCTCCTTTGAATGATCTTACTATACAGACTGAGGAAGAAATCAGGGACCTTCCAGACCTACCTCCTCCACCTTTCTTTTACTCTGAGCAGAGTCACCAAAGGTCTCTGAGCAATGACTCACCCAGCCTGGGAGTTGGGACCGGCCCACCGACCCCACGGCGCTCTCCCTCCCCTTGGTCAGCCTCGCCATCGGTCACTCAAATGAAGCTATCCCCAAAACCACCTACAGCTCTGGACCTcgcacagaaaaaaacaactccatCAAAACCCTCCCCTCACCAGGCCTTCACAacatcttcagcttcctctCCCAGACTTCCTCCAAAACCAACGAAGTTCCCAGTCTCTCTCTACGTCCCCGTGTCCACTGGAGACAGACGACCCTCCAACACCTCCCAGTACGATAACCTCTCCGAGGCTGATGATGACGATCGCTTTTTGGAGAGACTTCTGGCCTCCACTCCTGAGGAAATTCTCAGCCTACACAGCAAGCCACCCTATACTATTGACAGAGACTATGACCCCACTCTCTACCCCCTGCCCCCACCTCCTGTCTTCATCTCTCCTTCCCCTTCCCCTCTTCCTCCTGCGATGTGTGCTCTCCCCAGTTTGCCTCAAGAGCCAGAATATGAGGGAGAGGACAGCTGGGTGGAGGATTCCATCATTCCCCCTCCTCCACCTAGCTTTGCTGACAAACTTGTTCCATTTCAGTGTACTTCTCCCACCAgttcagacacacacagagccaCTTCACCTATTAACTCTAAGCCTTTCTCCAGAGGCCCCCGAGACCGCTCTGCCTTCCCAGCACCTTTGTTGTACACGGGGTCTCCCCCTGGTCACTCCAGGTCCCCAGGACAGCCACCAGTAGGAGTGCCCCAGGTTCAGTCAAGCCCAGACTTTTGTAGGATGTCTCCTATTGGACAGCAGCTGCCCAAATCAGTGACTTTTTGA
- the uevld gene encoding ubiquitin-conjugating enzyme E2 variant 3 → MDLGSEEKQRILSKYKFRDVAVEELQKIHRIHAGMKPSTGTYTFSDGTQKDLLKLNGVLPVKYDGRSYNFPIQLWLLDSFPFTPPICLLTPTSNMVIREGKHVDARGRIHLPGLHNWDHPKSSVSVLLTEMIAKFQEDPPLSAKATENAKDPHELLAFVSDLKINEGRVGHHDQPTNKVSVIGGGDLGMACVMSILSKCKVDKLVFVDVAESSTKGGSTDLEIFSLPKVEVSRDLSASAGSRVVVVTANAWSSEQSYVSVVQTNVDLYRGIIPNLAHLSPNAVMLIASQPVDIMAHVAWRQSGLPPTRVIGAGCNLDSERLSHVLDINLNTHKPAWVIGELSDNKVAVMSNIGLSSSVTPEIAPRSSSTKPLLERAFELMKNRGQRSWSVGLSVADVTNSVLTDKNKTHSVSTLAQGWGGIGAEVFLSLPCIMGTNGSTRLAGVSLGQEEDSKLRESVTSLSNLMGQLRM, encoded by the exons ATGGACCTTGGCTCAGAGGAAAAACAGCGGATCCTCTCTAAG TACAAGTTTCGTGATGTGGCTGTTGAGGAGTTGCAGAAAATCCATCGAATCCACGCCGGGATGAAACCATCCACAGGCACATACA CATTCAGTGATGGCACCCAAAAAGACCTCCTGAAATTAAATGGTGTCCTTCCTGTGAAGTATGATG GTCGCTCCTACAACTTCCCCATTCAGCTCTGGCTTCTGGACTCCTTCCCCTTCACTCCTCCAATATGTCTCTTGACACCCACTTCGAACATGGTCATCAGGGAAGGGAAGCACGTTGATGCCAGAGGACGGATTCACCTGCCAGGACTGCACAACTGGGATCAC CCCAAGTCGTCGGTCTCGGTTCTTCTGACGGAGATGATCGCCAAGTTTCAGGAGGATCCGCCCCTGTCCGCAAAGGCCACAGAGAACGCCAAAGACCCTCATGAGCTCCTGGCATTTGTGTCTGATCTCAAAATCAATGAAG GTAGAGTCGGGCATCATGATCAACCGACCAACAAAGTCTCGGTTATCGGGGGAGGGGATTTAGGCATGGCTTGCGTGATGAGCATTTTATCCAAG TGTAAAGTGGATAAACTCGTTTTCGTTGACGTTGCCGAGAGCTCCACCAAAGGCGGCAGTACAGATCTGGAAATTTTCAGTCTGCCTAAGGTTGAGGTATCCAGAG ATTTATCAGCCTCTGCAGGCTCCAGAGTTGTCGTGGTGACAGCCAACGCGTGGAGCAGCGAGCAGTCGTATGTAAGCGTAGTTCAGACTAATGTCGACTTGTACAGAGGGATCATCCCAAATCTGGCACATCTCAGCCCCAACGCTGTTATGCTCATCGCGTCACAACCAG TGGACATCATGGCACATGTCGCCTGGAGGCAGAGCGGCTTGCCTCCAACGAGGGTGATTGGAGCGGGTTGTAACCTGGACTCAGAGCGGCTTAGCCACGTTCTGGACATCAACCTGAACACTCACAAACCTGCGTGGGTCATAGGAGAACTCTCAGACAACAAAG TTGCAGTGATGAGCAACATTGGACTGAGCTCCAGTGTGACGCCAGAAATCGCCCCCAGATCCAGTTCTACCAAACCCTTGTTAGAAAG AGCGTTTGAGCTCATGAAGAATCGAGGCCAGCGATCGTGGTCCGTGGGCCTCTCCGTTGCCGACGTCACAAACAGTGTCTTGACAGATAAAAATAAGACGCACTCCGTCTCCACACTGGCTCAG GGCTGGGGTGGTATAGGGGCAGAGGTGTTCTTGAGTCTGCCGTGCATCATGGGTACAAACGGTTCCACCCGCCTGGCTGGAGTGTCACTGGGACAGGAAGAGGACTCCAAACTTAGAGAAAGTGTCACCTCCCTTTCTAACCTCATGGGCCAGCTCAGGATGTGA